Proteins found in one Exiguobacterium sp. 9-2 genomic segment:
- the sucD gene encoding succinate--CoA ligase subunit alpha produces the protein MSIWVNESTKVIIQGITGNQGMFHGEQMIDYGTNLVGGVTPGKGGTEVLGGVPVFDTVAQAVDKTGANASIIYVPPAFAADAIMEAADANIALIICITEGIPVLDMVKVKRYLEGKPVRLIGPNCPGVITPGVAKLGIMPGYIHTPGHVGIVSRSGTLTYEAVHQLTTAGIGQSTAVGIGGDPVNGTDFIDTLKAFNEDPETKAVIMLGEIGGTAEEEAAEWVKANMTKPVIGFIGGQTAPAGKRMGHAGAIISGGKGTAAEKIKTLRANGIEVAETPAVIGETLIRVIKEAGIYDECVTNSTVK, from the coding sequence ATGAGTATTTGGGTGAACGAATCGACGAAAGTCATTATTCAAGGGATTACAGGTAATCAAGGGATGTTCCATGGTGAACAGATGATCGACTACGGAACAAACCTCGTAGGTGGTGTCACACCAGGAAAAGGCGGTACGGAAGTACTTGGTGGTGTTCCTGTCTTCGATACGGTCGCACAAGCGGTCGACAAAACAGGTGCGAACGCATCGATTATCTACGTGCCACCAGCATTCGCAGCAGATGCGATCATGGAAGCAGCAGATGCGAACATCGCATTGATCATCTGTATCACGGAAGGTATTCCAGTTCTTGATATGGTTAAAGTAAAACGTTACCTTGAGGGCAAGCCAGTTCGTCTTATCGGACCAAACTGTCCAGGCGTCATCACTCCAGGTGTCGCAAAACTTGGTATCATGCCAGGATACATCCATACACCGGGACATGTCGGAATCGTTTCGCGTTCTGGAACGTTGACGTATGAAGCCGTTCATCAATTGACGACGGCAGGCATCGGTCAATCGACAGCTGTCGGTATCGGGGGCGACCCAGTCAATGGAACAGACTTCATCGATACACTAAAAGCGTTCAATGAAGATCCAGAAACAAAAGCCGTCATCATGTTAGGTGAAATCGGTGGAACAGCGGAAGAAGAAGCGGCTGAGTGGGTCAAAGCGAACATGACGAAGCCAGTCATCGGTTTCATTGGTGGTCAAACGGCTCCTGCCGGTAAACGGATGGGTCACGCAGGTGCGATCATTTCCGGCGGTAAAGGAACAGCTGCTGAAAAAATCAAGACACTCCGTGCAAACGGAATTGAAGTGGCAGAAACACCAGCTGTTATTGGTGAGACGTTAATCCGTGTCATCAAAGAAGCAGGGATCTATGACGAGTGCGTGACGAACAGCACAGTCAAATAA
- the sucC gene encoding ADP-forming succinate--CoA ligase subunit beta, whose product MNVHEYQAKELLRSYGVPVPNGIAAFTVEEAVDASEQLSGPIKVVKAQIHAGGRGKAGGVKLAKSQEEVKEYATELLGKTLVTHQTGPEGKVVQRLLVEEGCAIDKEYYLGIVLDRVTGRVVIMGSSEGGMDIEEVAEATPEKIIKEVVDPAVGLQGFQARKLAFAMGVPVKLVNKFVGMVTKLYNFFVDKDCSIAEINPLVTTKDGEVLALDAKLNFDSNALYRHADIVALRDETEEDPREVEASKSDLNYIALDGNIGCLVNGAGLAMATMDIIKHFSGDPANFLDVGGGATKEKVTEAFKLILSDENVKGIFVNIFGGIMKCDVIAEGIVAATKEVGLELPLVVRLEGTNVDAGKQILKDSGLAITAATSMADGAEKIAALVK is encoded by the coding sequence ATGAATGTACATGAGTATCAGGCAAAAGAATTACTTCGTTCGTACGGGGTACCCGTACCAAACGGAATCGCAGCCTTCACCGTCGAAGAGGCGGTCGATGCATCAGAACAATTGTCAGGCCCGATTAAAGTCGTCAAAGCTCAAATTCACGCGGGGGGACGCGGTAAAGCAGGTGGCGTCAAGCTTGCGAAATCGCAAGAAGAAGTGAAGGAATATGCGACGGAGTTACTCGGCAAAACGCTCGTCACGCACCAAACAGGTCCCGAAGGAAAAGTCGTTCAACGTCTTCTCGTCGAAGAAGGCTGTGCGATTGATAAAGAATACTATCTTGGAATCGTACTTGATCGTGTGACAGGACGTGTCGTCATCATGGGATCAAGCGAAGGTGGTATGGACATCGAAGAGGTGGCGGAAGCGACACCGGAAAAAATCATTAAAGAAGTCGTCGATCCTGCTGTTGGTCTTCAAGGATTCCAAGCGCGTAAACTTGCGTTCGCAATGGGTGTTCCTGTGAAGCTCGTCAACAAGTTCGTCGGTATGGTCACGAAACTTTATAATTTCTTCGTCGACAAGGATTGTTCAATCGCAGAAATTAACCCACTCGTTACGACGAAGGATGGCGAAGTTCTCGCGCTGGACGCGAAGTTGAACTTCGACTCGAACGCATTATATCGTCATGCGGACATCGTGGCGTTACGTGATGAAACAGAAGAAGATCCACGCGAAGTCGAAGCATCGAAGAGTGATTTGAACTACATCGCGCTCGATGGAAATATCGGCTGCCTTGTCAATGGTGCTGGTCTTGCCATGGCAACGATGGATATCATCAAACACTTCAGTGGTGATCCTGCGAACTTCCTTGATGTCGGTGGTGGTGCGACGAAGGAGAAGGTAACAGAAGCCTTCAAACTGATCTTGTCGGATGAGAACGTTAAAGGGATTTTCGTTAACATTTTCGGTGGAATCATGAAATGTGACGTCATCGCAGAAGGTATCGTTGCGGCGACAAAAGAAGTCGGTCTCGAATTGCCGCTCGTCGTTCGTCTTGAAGGGACGAACGTTGATGCAGGAAAACAAATTCTCAAAGATTCAGGTCTAGCGATTACAGCAGCTACATCAATGGCAGACGGCGCAGAAAAAATTGCTGCGCTCGTGAAGTAA
- a CDS encoding flagellar hook-length control protein FliK codes for MHIEHRALLPFKIIDHANLPLREGANIVGKVLKLLPDGLMELQVGQRVLTAGTTAELKEGSMYRFQVVSAEGQPVLKIISTESVPQKSALPQLLDSFLQRQTVPTAETRELLRQIGQPVTEGEAKQLKHALTELVQLAKGDEAGRSLDRKTSDQILAQQLVQATNEVGKGVYLFQLPQFGPFEDVDLMMEAPFERTFDPNHARIVLYLQLPTLGEVAIDVLIVDRNVSISVFHPNAHVDTFMQAYTPQIQARLEEQGYALTRFDWVEQTKERIPHDISTRNGRVDLHI; via the coding sequence ATGCACATCGAACATCGTGCCTTACTACCATTTAAAATCATCGATCATGCGAACTTACCGTTACGGGAAGGCGCAAACATCGTCGGCAAAGTCTTAAAACTGTTGCCGGACGGATTAATGGAACTACAGGTCGGTCAACGCGTCTTGACGGCAGGGACGACGGCTGAACTAAAAGAAGGGAGCATGTATCGCTTTCAAGTCGTTTCAGCAGAAGGACAACCGGTCTTAAAAATCATCTCGACTGAGTCTGTCCCGCAAAAATCAGCATTACCCCAGTTACTCGATTCCTTTTTACAGCGCCAGACGGTACCGACTGCGGAAACACGGGAACTACTAAGGCAAATCGGTCAACCCGTGACGGAAGGAGAAGCGAAGCAGTTAAAGCACGCTCTTACTGAACTCGTTCAATTGGCGAAGGGCGACGAGGCAGGTCGATCGCTTGATCGAAAGACGAGTGATCAGATTTTGGCGCAACAACTCGTTCAAGCAACAAATGAAGTAGGAAAAGGAGTATATTTATTTCAATTACCTCAATTCGGACCTTTCGAAGATGTTGATCTCATGATGGAAGCACCGTTCGAACGAACGTTTGATCCAAATCATGCCCGTATCGTCTTATACTTACAATTACCGACGCTTGGTGAGGTCGCAATTGATGTCTTGATCGTAGACCGGAACGTTTCGATCTCCGTCTTTCATCCAAATGCGCACGTCGATACGTTCATGCAAGCCTATACGCCTCAGATTCAAGCACGACTCGAGGAACAGGGCTATGCGTTGACGCGATTCGATTGGGTCGAGCAGACGAAAGAACGCATACCACATGATATCTCGACGCGTAATGGAAGGGTGGATCTCCATATATGA
- the rplS gene encoding 50S ribosomal protein L19 encodes MNTQQLFRELTQEQIKSDVPAFRPGDTVRVHVKVVEGTRERIQLFEGVVIKRHGGGISETFTVRKISYGVGVERAFPLHSPRVAQIEVVRYGKVRRAKLYYLRNLRGKAARIKEIRR; translated from the coding sequence ATGAACACACAACAATTGTTCCGTGAACTTACACAAGAACAAATCAAGTCAGACGTCCCTGCGTTCCGTCCTGGGGATACAGTCCGTGTACACGTTAAAGTCGTCGAGGGTACGCGTGAGCGTATTCAGCTCTTCGAAGGCGTAGTCATCAAACGTCACGGTGGCGGCATCAGTGAAACATTCACAGTCCGTAAAATTTCTTACGGAGTTGGCGTTGAGCGTGCTTTCCCGCTCCACTCACCACGTGTTGCACAAATCGAAGTTGTTCGCTACGGTAAAGTCCGTCGTGCGAAACTTTACTACCTCCGTAACCTTCGTGGTAAAGCGGCGCGTATTAAAGAAATTCGTCGTTAA
- a CDS encoding EscU/YscU/HrcU family type III secretion system export apparatus switch protein translates to MKKAIALSYEEQMHAPKVVAKGSEHIAERILEEALKHDIPIRQDETLMTLLDAVQVSEQIPEELYGVIAELFAFLYRLDQDGILKK, encoded by the coding sequence ATGAAAAAAGCGATTGCTCTATCATACGAAGAACAAATGCATGCGCCGAAAGTCGTCGCTAAGGGATCAGAACATATCGCGGAACGGATTTTAGAAGAGGCATTAAAGCACGATATTCCGATCCGGCAGGACGAAACGCTGATGACGTTACTGGATGCTGTTCAAGTATCAGAACAGATCCCAGAAGAACTATATGGTGTCATTGCCGAATTATTCGCCTTTTTATATCGTCTTGATCAAGATGGAATTCTGAAAAAATAA
- a CDS encoding ribonuclease HII, whose amino-acid sequence MKITELKERLHNITIEEFSQLKQELASDARKGVHTLFRQTERRFALEEQQRIDFKERFTFEEQYHQQGYRRIAGVDEVGRGPLAGPVVAAAVILPEGFYHPGLTDSKQMSKIQRQAAFKHLQDVAEIAVGIIEPAEIDEINIYQASKRAMQVAVRQLKPEALLVDAMTLDDDTPQLSLIKGDARSVSIAAASVVAKETRDVMMEQYAIEYPGYGFETHAGYGTATHLQALDTLGVTPIHRKTFRPVKERL is encoded by the coding sequence ATGAAGATTACGGAATTAAAGGAACGTCTACACAACATCACGATCGAGGAGTTTTCACAATTGAAGCAGGAACTCGCATCGGACGCGCGAAAAGGGGTGCATACACTGTTTCGTCAGACAGAACGACGATTTGCCCTCGAAGAGCAACAACGGATCGATTTCAAGGAGCGGTTCACGTTTGAAGAACAGTATCATCAGCAAGGATATAGACGGATTGCCGGAGTGGATGAAGTGGGACGGGGACCGCTTGCTGGTCCAGTCGTCGCGGCAGCTGTCATCTTACCAGAAGGGTTCTATCATCCAGGACTAACGGATTCAAAACAAATGAGTAAAATACAACGACAAGCGGCATTTAAACACCTACAAGACGTTGCAGAGATTGCGGTCGGCATCATCGAACCAGCTGAAATTGACGAGATCAACATCTATCAAGCATCGAAACGGGCAATGCAAGTCGCGGTTCGTCAACTCAAACCTGAGGCCTTGCTGGTTGATGCGATGACACTCGACGACGACACACCACAACTCTCTCTCATCAAAGGAGATGCGAGAAGTGTCTCCATCGCTGCAGCAAGCGTCGTCGCAAAAGAGACACGAGATGTGATGATGGAACAATACGCGATCGAGTATCCGGGATACGGATTTGAAACACACGCAGGTTACGGGACTGCGACGCATTTACAAGCACTTGATACACTGGGCGTCACACCGATTCACCGAAAAACATTCCGTCCTGTCAAAGAACGTCTCTAG
- the ylqF gene encoding ribosome biogenesis GTPase YlqF, whose amino-acid sequence MTIQWFPGHMAKARREVTEKLKLIDVVIELVDARLPMSSRNPMVEQITAGKPRLIVLNKADMADKRVTEQWMHALRADGVDVVAVDAKHNKGLNQIHEGALRLMKEKHARMREKGRNPSAIRALIIGIPNVGKSTLINRLAGRNIAITGDRPGVTKRQQWIKMKTGEMELLDTPGILWPKFDDQVVGYRLAATGAIKDDILNIDDIALFALRELKTRYPEQLRERYRLDEVSGEAVDVLEAIGKKRGFVSGGYVDFERTSEMLLHELRTEKLGRVTLETVEEWETHA is encoded by the coding sequence ATGACGATTCAATGGTTCCCCGGTCACATGGCCAAAGCACGGCGGGAAGTTACAGAAAAATTAAAGTTGATCGATGTCGTGATCGAACTTGTCGATGCACGTCTTCCAATGTCGAGCCGTAACCCGATGGTCGAACAAATCACGGCAGGTAAGCCACGATTGATCGTCCTCAACAAAGCGGATATGGCGGACAAACGAGTGACAGAACAGTGGATGCACGCATTACGGGCAGATGGTGTTGATGTCGTCGCGGTCGACGCGAAGCACAATAAAGGATTGAATCAAATTCATGAAGGTGCTTTACGACTAATGAAAGAAAAACATGCACGAATGCGGGAGAAAGGTCGGAATCCGAGTGCGATTCGTGCCTTGATCATCGGCATTCCAAACGTCGGGAAGTCGACACTCATCAATCGACTCGCCGGTCGGAACATTGCGATCACGGGTGACCGCCCAGGTGTGACGAAACGCCAGCAATGGATCAAGATGAAGACAGGCGAGATGGAATTACTCGATACACCAGGTATCCTCTGGCCGAAGTTCGACGATCAAGTCGTCGGGTATCGGTTGGCAGCGACAGGAGCAATCAAGGATGATATCTTAAACATCGATGATATTGCGCTGTTTGCCCTTCGTGAGCTAAAGACGCGTTATCCGGAGCAGTTACGTGAGCGTTATCGTCTCGACGAAGTATCAGGAGAAGCGGTTGATGTACTCGAAGCCATCGGTAAAAAGCGCGGATTCGTTTCAGGTGGCTACGTCGATTTCGAACGGACGAGTGAAATGCTTCTGCATGAACTACGGACGGAAAAGCTAGGGCGTGTGACGCTCGAAACAGTGGAAGAATGGGAAACGCATGCATAA
- the dprA gene encoding DNA-processing protein DprA: MNRELYVRFAMCQVPYPIVQLIERFGIVPSHELPVSNRLRKRYEQALQLDRIEESILVKGDPLFPTVLLTIPQPIYALFYRGDPSRLTLPRISIIGSRTPSPQHLSRMHFLQPFFHPDLATVSGGAYGIDALVHRLSLKHQQTTIAVLAGGLDRLYPTSHAALFERIFSNGLLLSEYPPGTPIQKFQFLERNRIIAGLSSSLIIVEAAKRSGTMNTASHALDQGKDVYCLPGCPTETFFAGTNQLIAEGAIPLLDPEEVSKTIRLNVDKWESRLL, encoded by the coding sequence ATGAATCGAGAACTGTATGTCCGCTTCGCCATGTGTCAGGTACCGTATCCGATTGTTCAATTGATTGAACGGTTCGGAATCGTTCCAAGTCATGAATTACCCGTTTCAAATCGGCTTCGAAAACGATATGAACAAGCACTGCAACTTGATCGGATCGAAGAGTCGATTCTAGTTAAAGGAGATCCACTGTTTCCAACCGTACTACTGACGATTCCTCAACCTATCTATGCCCTCTTTTACCGCGGTGATCCGTCCCGCCTAACTCTTCCACGCATCAGTATCATCGGTAGTCGAACTCCCTCACCGCAACACCTTTCCCGCATGCATTTTCTACAACCCTTCTTTCATCCAGATCTCGCCACCGTTTCCGGAGGCGCATATGGCATCGATGCCCTCGTCCATCGTCTATCCTTAAAACATCAACAGACAACGATTGCGGTTCTGGCCGGCGGACTTGATCGTCTATATCCTACTTCCCATGCTGCTCTTTTTGAACGTATCTTCTCGAATGGTCTTCTTCTCTCCGAATATCCACCTGGCACACCCATTCAAAAATTTCAATTTCTAGAACGAAATCGGATTATTGCCGGCTTGTCCTCGTCGTTGATCATCGTCGAGGCAGCAAAACGAAGTGGTACGATGAACACAGCAAGTCACGCGCTTGATCAAGGAAAAGATGTCTATTGTTTACCGGGGTGTCCGACTGAAACGTTCTTTGCCGGAACGAATCAATTGATCGCAGAAGGAGCGATTCCACTCCTTGATCCGGAAGAAGTTTCAAAAACTATTCGGCTGA
- the lepB gene encoding signal peptidase I codes for MKELFSWVKALVVALVIAFIIRTFLFVPVIVDGESMMPTLHNADRMIVNKIPYYFNEPERGDIVVFHATETRDYIKRVIAVPGDTMYYKDDTLYVNDKKVAEPYLKEYKAQMNGVPLTEDFTLEERTGKTTVPKGKVFVMGDNRQNSKDSRDIGFVDEDQIVGTTNFVFYPFNDVRSVD; via the coding sequence GTGAAGGAGTTATTCAGTTGGGTAAAAGCGCTCGTCGTAGCGCTTGTCATCGCGTTCATCATTCGAACGTTCCTGTTCGTACCCGTCATCGTCGATGGGGAATCGATGATGCCGACCTTACACAATGCGGATCGGATGATCGTCAATAAGATTCCGTATTATTTTAATGAACCAGAAAGAGGCGATATCGTCGTCTTTCATGCAACGGAAACACGCGACTATATCAAACGAGTGATCGCTGTTCCGGGAGATACGATGTATTATAAAGACGATACGTTGTACGTCAACGATAAGAAAGTAGCTGAACCGTATTTAAAAGAGTACAAAGCTCAGATGAATGGTGTTCCATTGACGGAGGACTTTACACTTGAGGAACGGACAGGAAAAACGACTGTTCCAAAAGGGAAGGTATTCGTCATGGGAGATAATCGTCAAAATTCAAAAGATAGTCGTGATATCGGTTTTGTGGATGAGGATCAAATCGTCGGAACGACGAACTTCGTATTCTATCCATTCAATGATGTACGCTCTGTCGATTAA